The following are encoded in a window of Cupriavidus oxalaticus genomic DNA:
- the dxs gene encoding 1-deoxy-D-xylulose-5-phosphate synthase, translating into MTYALLKKIDAPADLRKLDRRELQTLAEELRAYVLESVSQTGGHLSSNLGTVELTIALHYVFNTPDDRLVWDVGHQSYPHKILTGRRERMGTLRQWGGISGFPRRSESKYDTFGTAHSSTSISAALGMALGARTLGEKRVSVAVIGDGAMTAGMAFEALNNAGVYKDLPLVVVLNDNDMSISPPVGALNRHLARLLSGQFYAATKKGIEKVLSVAPPVLEFAKRFEEHAKGMMVPATLFEEFGFNYIGPIDGHDLNSLVPTLQNIRERALEGAGPQFLHVVTKKGQGYKLAEADPILYHGPGKFNPAEGIRPAAKPARKTYTQVFGEWLCDMAAADKRLVGITPAMREGSGMVEFERRFPDRYYDVGIAEQHAVTFAGGLACEGLKPVVAIYSTFLQRGYDQLIHDVALQGLPVVFALDRAGLVGADGATHAGAYDIAYLRCIPNMMVMTPSDENECRQLLTTAFHQACPTAVRYPRGSGPGAAIAAELAGVPVGKGVVRREGAARAGQRVGFLAFGSMLHPALGAAEALDASVADMRFVKPLDVELVKRLAAGNDFLVTVEEGSVMGGAGSAVLEALAEAGIDIPVLVLGLPDRFVDHGDPAYLLQQCGLDAAGIERSVRQRFGLDQPKVTVASRVA; encoded by the coding sequence ATGACCTACGCACTCCTCAAGAAGATCGACGCCCCCGCAGACCTGCGCAAGCTGGACCGGCGCGAGCTACAGACGCTGGCCGAAGAGCTGCGCGCCTACGTGCTGGAATCGGTCTCGCAGACCGGCGGGCACCTCTCTTCGAACCTCGGCACGGTCGAACTGACCATCGCGCTGCATTACGTCTTCAACACTCCCGATGACCGGCTGGTGTGGGACGTGGGCCACCAGAGCTACCCGCACAAGATCCTGACCGGACGCCGCGAGCGCATGGGCACGCTGCGCCAGTGGGGCGGCATCTCGGGCTTCCCGCGCCGCAGCGAGAGCAAGTACGACACCTTCGGCACCGCGCATTCGTCGACCTCGATCTCGGCCGCGCTGGGCATGGCGCTGGGCGCGCGCACGCTGGGCGAAAAACGCGTCTCGGTGGCGGTGATCGGCGACGGCGCCATGACCGCGGGCATGGCCTTCGAGGCGCTGAACAACGCCGGCGTGTACAAGGACCTGCCGCTGGTGGTGGTGCTCAACGACAACGACATGTCGATCTCGCCGCCGGTGGGCGCGCTCAACCGCCATCTGGCCCGGCTGCTGAGCGGCCAGTTCTATGCCGCCACCAAGAAGGGCATCGAGAAGGTGCTGTCGGTGGCGCCGCCGGTGCTGGAATTCGCCAAGCGCTTCGAGGAACACGCCAAGGGCATGATGGTGCCGGCGACGCTGTTCGAGGAATTCGGCTTCAACTACATCGGCCCGATCGACGGCCATGACCTGAACTCGCTGGTGCCCACGCTGCAGAATATCCGCGAGCGCGCGCTGGAAGGCGCCGGCCCGCAGTTCCTGCACGTGGTGACCAAGAAGGGGCAGGGCTACAAGCTGGCCGAGGCCGACCCGATCCTGTACCACGGCCCGGGCAAGTTCAACCCGGCCGAGGGCATCCGCCCGGCCGCCAAGCCGGCGCGCAAGACGTATACGCAGGTGTTCGGCGAATGGCTGTGCGACATGGCCGCCGCCGACAAGCGCCTGGTCGGCATTACCCCGGCGATGCGCGAAGGCTCGGGCATGGTCGAGTTCGAGAGGCGCTTCCCGGACCGCTACTACGACGTCGGCATCGCCGAGCAGCACGCGGTGACCTTCGCCGGCGGCCTGGCCTGCGAGGGCCTGAAGCCGGTGGTGGCGATCTACTCCACCTTCCTGCAGCGCGGCTATGACCAGCTGATCCACGACGTGGCGCTGCAGGGCCTGCCGGTGGTGTTCGCGCTGGACCGCGCCGGTCTGGTCGGCGCAGACGGCGCCACCCATGCGGGTGCCTACGATATCGCTTACCTGCGCTGCATCCCCAACATGATGGTGATGACGCCGTCGGACGAGAACGAGTGCCGCCAGCTGCTGACCACGGCGTTCCACCAGGCTTGCCCGACCGCGGTGCGCTATCCGCGCGGCTCCGGCCCGGGCGCGGCGATCGCCGCCGAACTGGCCGGCGTGCCGGTCGGCAAGGGCGTGGTGCGCCGCGAAGGCGCTGCGCGCGCCGGCCAGCGGGTCGGCTTCCTGGCCTTCGGCTCGATGCTGCATCCGGCCCTGGGCGCGGCCGAGGCGCTGGATGCGAGCGTTGCCGACATGCGCTTCGTCAAGCCGCTCGATGTGGAGCTGGTCAAGCGGCTGGCCGCCGGGAACGACTTCCTGGTCACGGTGGAAGAGGGCAGCGTGATGGGCGGCGCGGGCAGCGCCGTGCTTGAGGCGCTGGCCGAAGCCGGCATCGATATCCCGGTGCTGGTGCTGGGCCTGCCCGACCGCTTCGTCGACCATGGCGACCCGGCCTACCTGCTGCAGCAGTGCGGGCTCGACGCGGCCGGCATCGAGCGCTCGGTGCGGCAGCGCTTCGGCCTGGACCAGCCCAAGGTTACTGTCGCTTCGCGCGTGGCCTGA
- a CDS encoding polyprenyl synthetase family protein, which produces MTDFAQWMQAQGARTEAALQAVLPDANTVPHTLHEAMRYAALSGGKRVRPLLVHAAGEVSGADPAACDAAACAVEMIHAYSLVHDDMPCMDDDDLRRGRPTVHKAYDEATALLVGDALQTQAFVVLAGAEVLPTMARLKLVAELAQASGSTGMAGGQAIDLQNVGRAMTRDALEAMHRMKTGALLRASVRMGALCGEIDASGLAALDKYAAAVGLAFQVVDDILDVTADTATLGKTAGKDAAHDKPTYVSLMGLAAARDLAGALRTEAHAALAGFGSRAARLAGLADLIVLRTH; this is translated from the coding sequence ATGACCGATTTCGCCCAGTGGATGCAGGCGCAGGGCGCCCGTACCGAAGCCGCGCTGCAGGCAGTGTTGCCCGATGCCAACACCGTGCCACATACGCTGCACGAAGCCATGCGCTATGCTGCACTGAGCGGCGGCAAGCGCGTGCGGCCGCTGCTGGTGCACGCTGCCGGCGAGGTCAGCGGGGCCGATCCCGCGGCCTGCGATGCCGCGGCCTGCGCGGTGGAGATGATCCATGCCTACTCGCTGGTCCACGACGACATGCCGTGCATGGACGACGATGACCTGCGCCGCGGCCGGCCTACCGTGCACAAGGCCTACGACGAGGCCACCGCGCTGCTGGTGGGAGATGCGCTGCAGACCCAGGCCTTTGTCGTGCTGGCCGGCGCCGAAGTACTGCCCACCATGGCAAGGCTGAAGCTGGTGGCCGAGCTGGCGCAGGCATCGGGTTCGACCGGCATGGCCGGCGGCCAGGCGATCGACCTGCAGAACGTGGGCCGCGCCATGACGCGCGACGCGCTCGAGGCCATGCACCGGATGAAGACCGGTGCGCTGCTGCGGGCCAGCGTGCGCATGGGCGCGCTGTGTGGCGAAATCGACGCCAGCGGGCTGGCCGCGCTGGACAAGTATGCGGCGGCGGTGGGATTGGCGTTCCAGGTGGTTGACGATATTCTGGACGTCACCGCGGATACCGCCACGCTGGGCAAGACCGCCGGCAAGGACGCCGCGCACGACAAGCCGACCTACGTGTCGCTGATGGGGCTGGCAGCGGCGCGCGACCTGGCCGGGGCGTTGCGCACCGAGGCACATGCGGCGCTGGCCGGCTTCGGCAGCCGCGCGGCCCGCCTGGCCGGCCTGGCGGACCTGATCGTGCTGCGCACACACTGA
- a CDS encoding exodeoxyribonuclease VII small subunit: MPKTTTAAVQTEDTTTASAPPASYEAAMAELETLVASMESGELPLEASLAAYRRGAELVRYCQQKLERVEQQVRVLEGEVLKPLAGEGNGANDAQGVQGGEEA, encoded by the coding sequence ATGCCAAAGACGACGACCGCTGCGGTCCAGACCGAAGACACCACCACGGCCTCCGCGCCGCCCGCTTCCTATGAAGCGGCGATGGCCGAGCTCGAGACCCTGGTGGCCAGCATGGAGAGCGGCGAATTGCCGCTCGAGGCATCGCTGGCGGCCTACCGCCGGGGTGCCGAGCTGGTGCGCTACTGCCAGCAGAAGCTGGAGCGCGTCGAGCAGCAGGTCAGGGTGCTGGAAGGCGAGGTGCTGAAGCCGCTCGCCGGCGAAGGCAACGGCGCCAACGATGCGCAGGGAGTACAGGGGGGAGAGGAGGCATGA
- a CDS encoding aromatic ring-hydroxylating oxygenase subunit alpha: MSNLSTALKLAPADTQLPVGVYFDETLHQQELELLFRQGPGYVGHELMVPEVGDYHTLKAEDEGRMLVRNAAGVELMSNVCRHRQAIMLNGRGNKQNIVCPLHRWTYDLKGELLGAPHFDQQPCLHLKRSPLQNWNGLLFDGKRDVRADLARLGVAQDLNFDGYMLDHVEVHDCDYNWKTFIEVYLEDYHVVPFHPGLGSFVSCDDLKWEFGEWHSVQTVGLHAGLKRPGSPTYQKWHDAVLRFNNGVLPKHGAIWLTYYPNIMVEWYPNVLVISTLHPLGPRKTRNVVEFYYPEEIALFEREFVEAERAAYMETCIEDDEIAERMDAGRLALMKRGTSEVGPYQSPMEDGMQHFHEWYRRAMSYQG; encoded by the coding sequence ATGTCCAATCTCAGCACCGCGCTCAAGCTGGCGCCGGCTGATACGCAACTGCCCGTCGGCGTCTACTTCGACGAAACGCTGCATCAACAAGAACTGGAACTGCTGTTCAGGCAAGGTCCGGGCTACGTCGGCCACGAACTGATGGTTCCCGAGGTCGGCGACTACCACACGCTCAAGGCCGAGGACGAGGGGCGCATGCTGGTGCGCAACGCCGCCGGTGTCGAGCTGATGTCCAACGTGTGCCGCCACCGCCAGGCCATCATGCTCAATGGCCGCGGCAACAAGCAGAATATCGTCTGCCCCCTGCACCGCTGGACCTACGACCTCAAGGGCGAACTGCTCGGCGCGCCGCATTTCGACCAGCAGCCGTGCCTGCACCTGAAGCGCTCGCCGCTGCAGAACTGGAACGGCCTGCTGTTCGACGGCAAGCGCGACGTGCGCGCCGACCTGGCCAGGCTGGGCGTGGCGCAGGACCTGAACTTCGACGGCTACATGCTCGACCACGTCGAGGTGCACGACTGTGATTACAACTGGAAGACCTTCATCGAGGTCTACCTGGAGGACTACCACGTCGTGCCGTTCCACCCGGGGCTCGGCAGCTTTGTCTCGTGCGACGACCTGAAGTGGGAGTTCGGCGAATGGCACAGCGTGCAGACCGTGGGCCTGCATGCCGGCCTGAAGCGCCCCGGCAGCCCGACGTACCAGAAATGGCACGACGCGGTGCTGCGCTTCAACAATGGCGTGCTGCCCAAGCACGGCGCGATCTGGCTGACCTACTACCCCAACATCATGGTGGAGTGGTACCCGAACGTGCTGGTGATCTCGACGCTGCACCCGCTCGGTCCGCGCAAGACCCGCAATGTGGTGGAGTTCTACTACCCCGAGGAAATCGCGCTGTTCGAGCGCGAGTTCGTCGAGGCCGAGCGCGCCGCCTATATGGAAACCTGCATCGAGGACGACGAGATCGCCGAGCGCATGGACGCCGGCCGGCTGGCGCTGATGAAGCGCGGCACCAGCGAGGTCGGGCCGTACCAGTCGCCGATGGAAGATGGCATGCAGCACTTCCACGAGTGGTATCGCCGCGCCATGTCATACCAGGGCTAG
- a CDS encoding DMT family transporter has translation MQSLWMLFAAFSFSLMGVGVKLASDLYTTGEIVFYRGLISVVIMWALLSSRGVPVRTPYMLSHIKRSVFGVTALMLWFTSITLLPLATAMTLNYMSPVWIALILGASAALAGTAGNADRRLVLAILLSFAGVICLLQPSVGKDQLTGGLVGLISGVFTALAYVEVRQLGQLGEPEGRIVFYFSLVGMIAGLAWMLISGVSPHTWYGVGLLLAIGILATLGQTAMTRAYKRGNTLLTANLQYAGIVFSSVWGMLIWSDQLNWLSWLGMGLIIASGIATTLMRARQGTDAKPTPATPVKSPEAEVHPEV, from the coding sequence ATGCAATCGCTCTGGATGCTGTTCGCCGCCTTCTCGTTCTCGTTGATGGGGGTGGGCGTCAAGCTGGCATCCGACCTGTACACCACCGGCGAGATCGTGTTCTACCGCGGCCTGATCAGCGTGGTCATCATGTGGGCGCTGCTGTCGTCGCGCGGCGTGCCGGTGCGCACCCCGTACATGCTGTCGCATATCAAGCGCAGCGTCTTCGGCGTCACCGCGCTGATGCTGTGGTTCACCTCGATCACGCTGCTGCCGCTGGCGACCGCGATGACGCTGAACTACATGTCGCCGGTGTGGATCGCGCTGATCCTCGGCGCCAGCGCCGCCCTGGCCGGCACCGCCGGCAATGCCGACCGGCGCCTGGTGCTGGCGATCCTGCTGTCCTTCGCCGGCGTGATCTGCCTGCTGCAGCCCTCGGTCGGCAAGGACCAGCTGACCGGCGGCCTGGTCGGCCTGATCTCCGGGGTCTTTACCGCACTGGCCTATGTCGAGGTTCGCCAGCTCGGCCAGCTGGGCGAGCCCGAGGGCCGCATCGTGTTCTATTTCTCGCTGGTCGGCATGATCGCCGGCCTGGCGTGGATGCTGATCAGCGGCGTCAGCCCGCATACCTGGTATGGCGTGGGCCTGCTGCTGGCCATCGGCATCCTGGCGACGCTGGGCCAGACCGCGATGACGCGCGCCTACAAGCGTGGCAACACCCTGCTGACCGCCAACCTGCAATATGCCGGCATCGTCTTTTCCAGTGTCTGGGGCATGCTGATCTGGTCCGACCAGCTCAACTGGCTGTCGTGGCTGGGCATGGGGCTGATCATCGCCAGCGGCATCGCCACCACGCTGATGCGCGCCCGCCAGGGCACCGACGCCAAGCCGACGCCGGCCACCCCGGTCAAGTCGCCGGAGGCCGAGGTGCATCCCGAGGTGTAG
- a CDS encoding sulfurtransferase: MQKPLISVTALQALLAGNGRCVVIDCSFDLASPAAGREAYYAGHLPGAFYLHLDNELSGRKTGSNGRHPLPDADDFVARLQALGVEDDTPVVAYDAQGGMFAARLWWLLRWIGHDEVAVLDGGKDAWVKAGMPLEHEATPEPEFPGKISRRESLVPTVDAAALLDNLDRAALLVVDARAPDRFRGENETLDPVGGHIPGAVNRFFKDNLDAEGRFKSPETLRAEFGAVLGRHASAQTVMQCGSGVTACHNLLALEAAGLGGAALYPGSWSEWCADPARPVATAT, translated from the coding sequence ATGCAGAAACCGCTGATTTCCGTCACCGCACTGCAGGCGCTGCTGGCCGGCAACGGCCGCTGCGTCGTGATCGACTGCAGCTTCGACCTGGCCAGCCCCGCCGCCGGGCGCGAGGCGTACTACGCCGGCCACCTGCCAGGCGCGTTCTACCTGCACCTGGACAACGAACTATCGGGCCGCAAGACCGGCAGCAACGGCCGCCACCCGCTGCCCGACGCCGACGACTTCGTCGCACGGCTGCAGGCGCTGGGCGTGGAAGACGACACCCCGGTGGTGGCCTACGACGCGCAGGGCGGCATGTTCGCCGCGCGCCTGTGGTGGCTGCTGCGCTGGATCGGCCATGACGAGGTCGCGGTGCTGGATGGCGGCAAGGACGCCTGGGTCAAGGCCGGCATGCCGCTGGAGCATGAGGCCACCCCGGAGCCGGAGTTTCCCGGCAAGATTTCGCGCCGCGAGTCGCTGGTGCCAACGGTGGATGCGGCCGCCCTGCTCGACAACCTCGACCGCGCCGCGCTGCTGGTGGTCGACGCGCGCGCGCCCGACCGCTTCCGCGGCGAAAACGAAACGCTGGATCCGGTCGGCGGCCATATCCCGGGCGCGGTCAACCGCTTCTTCAAGGACAACCTCGACGCCGAGGGCCGCTTCAAGTCGCCGGAAACACTGCGCGCGGAATTTGGCGCAGTGCTGGGCCGGCATGCGTCCGCGCAGACGGTGATGCAGTGCGGTTCCGGCGTCACGGCGTGCCACAACCTGCTGGCGCTGGAAGCGGCCGGCCTGGGCGGCGCGGCGCTCTACCCGGGCTCGTGGAGCGAATGGTGCGCCGACCCGGCGCGCCCGGTGGCGACCGCCACCTGA
- a CDS encoding ZIP family metal transporter — MYILLAATISGVGSIFGAALLSLTVASRVVERMVSFSVGVLLATALLHSLPEAFESGADPRALFGTLLAGLLGFFLLEKISLLRHSHHHEGDGHHHHHGHDREEAGRSGLTILVGDTFHNFADGIVIAAAFLADPHIGVVTALAIAAHEIPQEVGDFIVLLNAGFSKARAFAFNLLSSVAAIAGGLVGYFLLDEMSGWIPYVLVIAASSFLYIAVSDLMPQMQRKPRWRESAIQVVLVAAGISAIVFITNGVHERHGHGHGGAAPVATSHSH, encoded by the coding sequence GTGTACATCCTGCTCGCCGCCACGATCTCGGGCGTGGGCAGCATCTTCGGGGCGGCGCTGCTGTCGCTGACGGTGGCGTCGCGCGTGGTCGAGCGCATGGTGAGCTTCTCGGTGGGCGTGCTGCTTGCCACCGCGCTGCTGCATTCGCTGCCGGAGGCGTTCGAGTCCGGCGCCGACCCGCGCGCGCTGTTCGGCACGCTGCTGGCGGGGCTGCTGGGCTTTTTCCTGCTGGAGAAGATCTCGCTGCTGCGCCACTCGCACCACCACGAGGGCGACGGGCACCACCACCACCACGGCCATGACCGCGAAGAAGCGGGGCGCAGCGGCCTGACCATCCTGGTGGGCGATACCTTCCACAACTTTGCCGACGGCATCGTGATCGCCGCGGCCTTCCTGGCCGACCCGCATATCGGCGTGGTCACTGCGCTGGCGATCGCCGCGCACGAGATCCCGCAGGAAGTGGGCGACTTCATCGTGCTGCTCAACGCCGGCTTCTCCAAGGCGCGCGCCTTCGCTTTCAACCTGCTGTCGAGCGTGGCGGCCATCGCCGGCGGCCTGGTCGGGTATTTCCTGCTCGACGAGATGAGCGGCTGGATTCCTTACGTGCTGGTGATCGCCGCCAGCAGCTTCCTCTATATCGCCGTCAGCGACCTGATGCCGCAGATGCAGCGCAAGCCGCGCTGGCGCGAGTCGGCGATCCAGGTGGTGCTGGTGGCCGCGGGGATTTCGGCGATCGTCTTTATCACCAACGGCGTGCACGAGCGGCACGGCCACGGGCACGGCGGCGCCGCGCCGGTGGCAACGTCACACTCACACTGA
- a CDS encoding dienelactone hydrolase family protein, protein MLKPEVESLVPGQTFDRRGFVKTALGSAFAAAALPVMAQQAIKTDFAGLTAGEVTIPSGGFSMPVYRAQPEGKKNLPVVLVVSEIFGVHEYIADICRRFARLGYLAIAPELFARQGDPQSFGSIQELQREVIAKVPDAQVMGDLDAAVAWAGANGGDVSRLGITGFCWGGRITWLFAAHSRQLKAAVAWYGQLSPEPTPLKPKNPIDLVGQLHAPVLGLYGGKDTGIPLEHVEKMKAALAASSAPAAKASRFVVYPESGHAFHADYRPSYREADARDGWQKCLAWFKQHGVA, encoded by the coding sequence ATGCTCAAACCTGAAGTGGAAAGCCTCGTCCCCGGCCAGACCTTCGACCGCCGCGGCTTCGTCAAGACCGCGCTCGGTTCCGCCTTTGCGGCCGCCGCGTTGCCGGTGATGGCCCAGCAAGCGATCAAGACCGATTTCGCCGGCCTGACCGCCGGCGAGGTCACGATTCCGTCCGGCGGCTTCAGCATGCCGGTCTACCGCGCCCAGCCGGAAGGCAAGAAGAACCTGCCGGTGGTGCTGGTCGTCAGCGAGATCTTTGGCGTGCACGAGTACATCGCCGATATCTGCCGGCGCTTCGCCAGGCTCGGCTACCTGGCGATCGCGCCCGAACTGTTCGCGCGCCAGGGCGACCCGCAGAGCTTCGGCTCCATCCAGGAACTGCAGCGCGAGGTGATCGCCAAGGTTCCGGACGCCCAGGTCATGGGCGACCTCGACGCCGCGGTGGCCTGGGCCGGCGCCAATGGCGGCGACGTGTCGCGGCTCGGCATCACCGGCTTTTGCTGGGGCGGCCGCATCACCTGGCTGTTCGCGGCGCACAGCCGGCAACTCAAGGCTGCCGTGGCCTGGTACGGCCAGCTGTCGCCGGAGCCGACGCCGCTCAAGCCGAAGAACCCGATCGACCTTGTCGGCCAGTTGCACGCGCCGGTGCTCGGCCTGTACGGTGGCAAGGACACCGGCATCCCGCTGGAGCATGTGGAGAAGATGAAGGCGGCGCTGGCGGCTTCGTCCGCCCCGGCCGCCAAGGCTTCGCGCTTTGTCGTCTATCCCGAGTCGGGCCACGCTTTTCACGCCGACTACCGGCCGAGCTACCGCGAGGCCGATGCCAGGGATGGCTGGCAGAAATGCCTGGCCTGGTTCAAGCAGCACGGCGTGGCGTGA
- a CDS encoding NAD(P)/FAD-dependent oxidoreductase has product MTEAKAHRIVVVGGGAGGLELVTRLGDKLGKKGTAQVVLVDRLPTHIWKPLLHEVAAGSMDPNTHQLEYAAQARWHHFEFQQGELTGIDRTRKIIAVSACYDQDGAELLPARELPYDTLVLAIGCVTHFFGVPGAAEHAIALDTVAQAERFRKRLIAACVRAQNGRGRMGDDGRPRVDVAIIGAGATGVELSAELRNTAHVLSAYGLHRLDPRRDVRIHVIEAGPRILPALSERVSAETAKLLKKLDVDVFTSERVTEVTPQAVLTASGKTIDADLTVWAAGITAPAVLATLGLPTSRQGQIVVGPTLQSEGDPDIFAFGDCASCPWPEKQASVPPRAQAAHQQATFLYQALCARLEGKPLPSFTFKDFGSLVSLGHFSAVGSLMGGLIGGSMFIEGLMARVMYTSLYRMHVMALHGAVGMALDTVSHWLRSKTSPRVKLH; this is encoded by the coding sequence ATGACAGAAGCAAAGGCACACCGCATCGTTGTCGTCGGCGGCGGGGCAGGAGGGCTGGAACTGGTAACCAGGCTTGGCGACAAGCTTGGCAAGAAGGGAACGGCGCAAGTGGTCCTGGTGGACCGCCTGCCCACCCACATCTGGAAACCGCTGCTGCATGAGGTTGCCGCCGGCAGCATGGATCCGAACACGCACCAGCTCGAATACGCGGCGCAGGCGCGCTGGCATCACTTCGAGTTCCAGCAGGGCGAGCTGACCGGCATCGACCGCACGCGCAAGATCATCGCGGTATCGGCCTGCTACGACCAGGACGGTGCCGAACTGCTGCCCGCGCGCGAGCTGCCGTACGACACGCTGGTGCTGGCGATCGGCTGCGTCACCCATTTCTTCGGCGTGCCCGGCGCCGCCGAACATGCCATCGCGCTCGATACCGTGGCGCAGGCGGAACGCTTCCGCAAGCGCCTGATCGCCGCCTGCGTGCGCGCGCAGAACGGGCGCGGGCGCATGGGCGACGACGGCCGCCCGCGCGTGGACGTGGCCATCATCGGTGCCGGCGCCACCGGCGTCGAACTGTCGGCCGAACTGCGCAACACCGCGCATGTGCTCAGCGCCTATGGCCTGCACCGCCTCGACCCGCGCCGCGACGTGCGCATCCATGTGATCGAGGCCGGCCCGCGTATCCTGCCGGCGCTGTCGGAGCGCGTCTCGGCAGAGACCGCCAAGTTGCTGAAAAAGCTCGATGTCGATGTCTTTACCAGCGAGCGCGTCACCGAGGTCACGCCGCAGGCCGTGCTGACCGCCAGCGGCAAGACCATCGATGCCGACCTGACGGTGTGGGCCGCGGGCATTACCGCGCCGGCGGTGCTGGCCACGCTGGGGTTGCCGACCAGCCGCCAGGGCCAGATCGTGGTCGGCCCGACGCTGCAGAGCGAGGGCGATCCCGACATCTTCGCCTTCGGCGACTGTGCCAGCTGCCCGTGGCCGGAAAAGCAGGCCTCGGTGCCGCCGCGCGCGCAGGCGGCGCACCAGCAGGCGACCTTCCTCTACCAGGCGCTGTGTGCGCGGCTCGAAGGCAAGCCGCTGCCGTCGTTCACCTTCAAGGACTTCGGCTCGCTGGTGTCGCTGGGGCACTTCAGCGCGGTGGGCAGCCTGATGGGCGGGCTGATCGGCGGCTCGATGTTTATCGAAGGGCTGATGGCGCGGGTCATGTACACCTCGCTGTACCGGATGCACGTGATGGCGCTGCACGGCGCGGTCGGCATGGCGCTGGATACGGTGTCGCACTGGCTGCGCAGCAAGACCAGCCCGCGGGTGAAATTGCACTGA